The nucleotide window CAAGACCAAAGAGCATTTCTATAGCACCACGACTATTCACAAGGTAGTGGTCGATCAGCACAAGTAGTTCTATTCTTAATTTATGTgaacaacataaataaataaataaataaataaacattcaacAAATAAGACGAACAATCTAAAAGAAAATTCAGCCATTTGTTGTTAACTTTGGTTATTGGTTCAAAGTTACTAGTTTTTAAGAAGCTTCTTCTACTTTCTCGATTGATCTCATTTGTGGTTAACTGACTTCAAACAAAATCCGACTGAACTTGGGGAatgacaatttttaaaaaaaattaaattcaccaaatcacaaaacaaacacaagaaataacaGTAAGTCTGTCTTAATTCCACTTTATATAAGTGTTTTGCCCTATGTTCACACTACACCagattataaataaacaattaaaagaacTCTTTTACACCCAGATAATACTAACAAGTTAATGCTTGATCAGCATAATTACTTCCAATCAAcgctctgaaaaaaaaaattaaaaaacattgaaCAAATAAGATAACcaccaaaaagaaaattcatagttattttaaaaagtaaaaatagcaTAACTGGTATACAATTATCATAAGCGGTGTCTTAGATGCAATTTTGTTCTATTTCAGTCAAGGCAATTTACTGGACTCGAATGTTCAATCAGATAATGGGCAAAGATGGTACTAGCATTGAACATTGTTCGATTTGCACAATCAAGTCCCTAAATTTCTGAAATATtgcaatacatatatatataaagaatcaTTACTATTTGACCTGTCCCCATAATCCTATATGATGGTAATCATATAACAATCGAGACCAGTCCAAAACGGGCACCATACAGTAAACCTGCCCAACCCAAATGGGGAACCATATGAAAAACTTACTGCCCAATCCCAGAAGTAAAACCTACAGGAAACCTGCCCAATCACAAACAAGGATAAATATATGGGAAACCTTCGGGTAATGgagttaaatgtaaaaaaaaaaagattgacaAGATCAAAAATAGCGGAtaacaaatcaataaattattaaggaaagcttataaaaaaaatttaaaaataaataaagataagaaaaagataaaatcatttaaaaaacaaaataggaaaattaagaaatgaaaagaaaaaccataCATCCAATCTTGAGAATCCctaataaatcatataaaaagaTAGATCAAACTCAATAAGAAGATTTGGGAAGAATAaattataactaattttttaaaattaaaaaataattacaaacataaaattgaaaaaagaaaacaaagaagttAGAACTTAGAACCACAATACACCGCTGAGCAAGTTATATAgaattgtcaaaaataaaaatttaaaacacacgAGAGTGCGCGCGCACACAAAATTACATGTGAAAAGAATAAAACTTGGTTGGGGTCTACATTAACCTTGTAATAAACCATTAGCCATTACCCAAGCTTTCCCATTTCCTTCACATCATTATAAACAAACAAGACCTAAGAGCATCCCTATCACCACAAGATGTAATAATAAGTTAGTGCCTGATCAGCATAAATATTCATCAATCTAAGCTTTGTAgacaacatgaataaaaaacacTGGACAAACAAGATGAACAGTCTAAATGAAAATTCATAGTCATTTCAGAAAGCAAAGATAGCATAACTGGTATCACAACATACACATATCATAAACAGAACGAAAATAGTCTAGTTATGGTTTTATCAACTGAGATTAGAACAATATGGGGGATCCACATGAATGGCAGCTTGTTCAAAAGGATGCAGATGTACTCCCCCTCACAGCGAAAGCCTTCATTTCTTTCCACCTCTGTTTATCAATGCAATATcatatgagaaaagaaaattctTATTAACACAATGCACAACCATATATTGCAAAtagaaaacatcaacaaaaagaaatatcacCGAGTGCTCTTGGGTGGTGTCTGGCTAGGTGGTGGAGGCAGTTCTTCCTCAGGGGAAGAAGATGACTCTCCTTGAACATTCCCAGCCTgaatattaattaacaaaatttctTAGTCAATCTCTTCAtctaataaatgaaaagaaaaacataaccgGGAAATAATTTGAAGCTTATACAAACTTAACCCACATCAAAGACAGATTCTGCTGCAGCTGCACTTGGTGGCTGAACCTGCGGTGGAGCCCTGGGAGCTGGCCTTGCTGGTGGGCCCAAAGGTGGCTGCGGCAGTAGCGGAGAATAAGCAGCTACAGGTTGATCATCAACTTCCACAGGCAGGTATGGGGGGAGCCCCACATTGAGCAGCATCGACATTGCCTGTTATAAAACGAAGACATAACATGAGTTGCTTGTAAATCCATGCTTCAGATGAAAAAATTCCTCCCCTTTTCCTCACTACCGTATGTGAGCCATATGACTTTTAAATCATGCAACTTGCCATGAATTCCATGGCAGTACACAGTAACaaagaaatggaagaaaaatACCTTAATGATATATGTTGAGGATAGATACCAAGCTGgccttttttttgtgtgtggccaaaggaaatataatatatacatatatatataccagtTCTATtctaaaagaatgaaataagaACATTAAGCAAATGGTCTTTTGAATGCACTACTAACAGCATAACATATACAGATACTTGAGCGGGGCAATCATATACACAAGCAGGTAAAGATGGTGAAAAAccacaagaaaataagattcaGAACTTCAAAATTATCAACAATTTGCATAATGCTTAGGCCATCAAGTTATCAGCATCAACTTCTGGAATCTTCACACATATATAAAACAGATCGGCACTAAAACAGTCATACACAGTTAATAATCTAACAAGATACCAAAGATTGATGCAAAAAATCAAACAGTAAATCCATAGAAATGACTTCTAGATCAATAACACCACCAAATAGACCTCCAAAATCACTCCATCAAAtaattgatttctttgtttaaaCAGGATAACAAAAGGCAAGATCACATATTAAAGAAATTATCAAACAAGATACCAAAGATTGATGCAAAAAATCAAACAGTAAATCCATAGAAGGGCTTATAGATCAATAACACCACCAAAGCGACCTCCAAAATCACTCCATCAAATAATTGATTTCTTTGTTCAAACAGGGTAACAAAAGGCAAGAtcacaaattaaagaaattatcaAACAAGATACCAAAGATTGATGCAAAAAATCAAACAGTAAATCCATAGAAAGGGCTTTTAGATCAATAACACCACCAAATTAACCTCCAAAATCACTCCATCAAATAATTGACTTCTTTGTTCAAACATGATAACAAAAGGCAAGATCACAAGTTAAAGAAAATATCAAACAGATACCAAAGATTgatacaaaaaatcaaacagtAAATTCATAGAAAGGGCTTTTAGATCAATAACACCACCAAATTGACCTCCAACATCACTCCATCAAATAATTGATTTCTTTGTTCAAACAGAATAA belongs to Dioscorea cayenensis subsp. rotundata cultivar TDr96_F1 chromosome 17, TDr96_F1_v2_PseudoChromosome.rev07_lg8_w22 25.fasta, whole genome shotgun sequence and includes:
- the LOC120280632 gene encoding formin-like protein 16 encodes the protein MASQPPPGDNVREMYMELLRVTSQLMALINQNPEEAMSILRAFPELARAFCRAMSMLLNVGLPPYLPVEVDDQPVAAYSPLLPQPPLGPPARPAPRAPPQVQPPSAAAAESVFDAGNVQGESSSSPEEELPPPPSQTPPKSTRGGKK